One segment of Panicum virgatum strain AP13 chromosome 3K, P.virgatum_v5, whole genome shotgun sequence DNA contains the following:
- the LOC120700338 gene encoding RING-H2 finger protein ATL74-like, producing MPVRLGSHGARTAHGRRRRLVWLQRESHETTGLFDQGSDDGDLVEQILHRQVQEAMLLHLLARALGLDIETIIACLQEEARGGGGFGAVPASAAAVAGLEKQTFHGTEGCGGESECAICLEDFEDGEEVSVMPCAHGHEFHTICITKWLGRSNMCPLCRHQLPTGRVHGH from the coding sequence ATGCCTGTGCGGCTCGGCAGCCATGGAGCACGCActgcccatggccgccgccgccgcctggtctGGCTGCAGCGAGAGTCGCACGAGACGACAGGCCTCTTCGACCAAGGGAGTGACGACGGCGACCTCGTCGAGCAGATCCTTCACCGCCAGGTCCAAGAGGCGATGTTGCTGCATCTCCTGGCACGGGCGCTGGGGCTCGACATCGAAACTATTATAGCCTGTCTCCAAGAagaagcgcgcggcggcggcgggttcggTGCGGTccccgcgtccgccgccgccgtggccggcctGGAGAAGCAGACGTTTCACGGCACGGAAGGGTGCGGCGGCGAGTCGGAGTGTGCAATCTGCTTGGAGGACTTTGAGGACGGCGAGGAGGTGAGCGTGATGCCGTGCGCACACGGCCACGAGTTCCACACGATCTGCATCACCAAGTGGCTGGGGCGCAGCAACATGTGCCCTCTCTGCCGCCATCAACTGCCAACAGGCCGCGTGCATGGCCACTGA
- the LOC120700339 gene encoding E3 ubiquitin-protein ligase MPSR1-like — MVAGWPHEHVPTSGVEATPVRFSDGGFGGVPTSAAAIAGLKKQRYGEGPPTGADDDDDMCVICMRGYKRGRRLYVMPCAYKHRFHRKCLEKWLSRSHLCPLCRHALPTDDDQAAHRNADLWLLNVN, encoded by the coding sequence ATGGTTGCCGGGTGGCCGCACGAGCACGTCCCAACCAGCGGCGTCGAGGCTACCCCCGTCAGGTTCAGCgacggcggcttcggcggcGTCCCGACCTCCGCAGCGGCGATCGCGGGCCTCAAGAAGCAGAGGTACGGCGAGGGGCCACCTACGGGagctgacgacgacgacgacatgtGCGTCATCTGCATGAGGGGCTACAAGAGAGGCAGGAGGCTCTACGTCATGCCCTGCGCGTACAAGCATCGGTTCCATCGCAAGTGCCTCGAGAAGTGGCTGTCGCGCAGCCACCTGTGCCCGCTCTGCCGCCACGCGCTGCCCACCGACGACGACCAAGCAGCGCACAGGAACGCCGACCTATGGCTGTTAAATGTAAACTGA
- the LOC120700515 gene encoding PAN domain-containing protein At5g03700-like codes for MRRGEGDPAIAVVIGVLCVASAVVVVGGAEGGEQLTTQLLNGFTATHAAGAAAAFEPVLYATNGVFALGFLRVGSASLDLAVVHLPSSFPLWRATPARLGDWSHPATLTFDSSLVLTDEDDGVLWQTLNTIGDTVVLLNSSNLVVRRYAEPLPVWQSFDSPSDTLVLDQNFTVSSSPLISSNRRFAFRLGRTYMALHMEFYGGRTTPMYWQHTALEAQPQNAAEPPVYGLLDARGFFGLYLEGGGQKVDVLSFDTFVQNLTGVFRRMTLDDDGNLRAYYWTDGGAKGWISDYKAVAERCELPASCGAYGLCVPGNAQCQCLDNSTGTTSPPCRGEETADLCAADGQQLEFDVVRRKRVSVAYKEELPSETNRTAEECEVACAGNCSCWGAVYNGASGYCYLIDFPVETLVYEADDRKVGYFKVRRWPSPKRTRMSPGVAAATAVLSLVLVGLAAAGARSGYRLWERRRRKRAGMEQELVPGPYKDLKAMGSSNNSFK; via the coding sequence ATGAGGCGAGGCGAGGGTGATCCGGCGATCGCCGTGGTCATCGGCGTGCTCTGCGTGGCATCGGCGGTGGTCGTggtcggcggcgccgagggaggAGAGCAGCTTACCACGCAGCTGCTGAACGGCTTCACCGCGACGCAcgcggcgggcgccgcggcggcgttcgAGCCGGTGCTGTACGCGACCAACGGCGTCTTCGCGTTGGGCTTCCTCCGCGTGGGCTCGGCgtcgctcgacctcgccgtcgtccACCTGCCCTCCTCCTTCCCGCTCTGGCGAGCCACGCCGGCCCGCCTCGGGGATTGGTCGCACCCGGCCACGCTCACCTTCGACAGCAGCCTGGTcctcaccgacgaggacgacggcgtGCTGTGGCAGACTCTCAACACCATCGGCGACACCGTCGTGCTGCTCAACTCCTCCAACCTCGTCGTCCGGCGGTACGCGGAGCCCCTGCCGGTGTGGCAGAGCTTCGACAGCCCGTCCGACACGCTGGTCCTCGACCAGAACTTCACCGTCTCGTCGTCGCCGCTCATCTCCAGCAACCGCCGCTTCGCGTTCCGCCTCGGCAGGACGTACATGGCGCTGCACATGGAGTTCTACGGCGGCCGGACCACGCCCATGTACTGGCAGCACACCGCCCTCGAGGCGCagccgcagaacgccgccgagccgccggtgTACGGCCTCCTCGACGCCCGCGGGTTCTTCGGGTTGTAcctggagggcggcggccagAAGGTCGACGTGCTCTCGTTCGACACCTTCGTGCAGAACCTCACCGGCGTGTTCCGGCGCATGACGCTGGACGACGACGGAAACCTCCGCGCGTACTACTGGACGGACGGCGGCGCCAAGGGCTGGATCTCCGACTACAAGGCCGTCGCCGAGCGGTGCGAGCTGCCGGCGTCGTGCGGCGCGTACGGCCTGTGCGTCCCCGGGAACGCCCAGTGCCAGTGCCTCGACAACAGCACGGGGACGACCTCCCCGCCGTGCCGCGGCGAGGAGACCGCCGACCTCTGCGCCGCCGACGGGCAGCAGCTGGAGTTCGACGTGGTGCGGCGGAAGCGCGTGTCCGTGGCGTACAAGGAGGAGCTGCCGTCGGAGACGAACAGGACGGCGGAGGAGTGCGAGGTGGCGTGCGCGGGCAACTGCAGCTGCTGGGGCGCGGTGTACAACGGCGCGAGCGGCTACTGCTACCTCATCGACTTCCCCGTGGAGACGCTGGTGTACGAGGCCGACGACCGGAAGGTGGGCTACTTCAAGGTCAGGAGGTGGCCGAGCCCGAAGCGGACGCGCATGTCAccgggcgtcgccgccgcgacggcggTGCTGTCGCTGGTTCTGGTGGGCCtagccgcggccggcgcgcgctcTGGGTACCGGCTGTGGGAGAGGAGGCGCCGGAAACGGGCGGGAATGGAGCAGGAGCTGGTGCCGGGTCCGTACAAGGACCTCAAGGCCATGGGCAGCTCTAACAATTCGTTCAAGTAA